A genome region from Akkermansiaceae bacterium includes the following:
- a CDS encoding CCA tRNA nucleotidyltransferase, translating to MSPRESATHLAHLLVKAGHTAYFAGGCVRDKLLGHEPKDFDIATSATPAEVVKLLPGSNEVGAHFGVVIAKHSGHHVEIATFRTDGSYKDGRRPETVIFSTPEEDSKRRDFTINGLFENPETGEVIDHVGGLPDLKAGIVRAIGNPIDRFREDSLRLLRAVRFSTTLGFPIEATTLNAIRESAHLLDKLPPERIRDEFSKTIVHANRRKGLELLVDTGLIDHFLPEIRPLIGCEQPPEWHPEGDVYTHTCIMLEMLEKDAPLTLCLATLLHDIAKPPTQTFDEEAGRIRFNGHESLGAEMTETILTRLKYPKAVIRDATHMVSRHMQFMNVQKMRKAKLKRFMSEPTFPQEMELHRVDCASSNGFTDNYDFLNAKAEEFASEPLIPPPLVNGKDLIALGLQPGPRFREILDELQTEQLEGRIATREDGLELVSMLLARG from the coding sequence ATGTCACCCCGTGAATCCGCCACCCACCTAGCCCACCTCCTAGTGAAGGCAGGCCACACCGCCTATTTCGCCGGCGGCTGCGTGCGCGACAAGCTCCTCGGGCACGAACCGAAGGACTTCGACATCGCCACCTCCGCCACACCGGCGGAAGTCGTGAAACTTTTACCCGGCTCCAACGAGGTTGGCGCACACTTCGGGGTGGTGATCGCGAAGCACAGCGGGCATCACGTCGAGATCGCGACTTTCCGGACCGACGGCTCCTACAAGGACGGGCGACGTCCCGAGACCGTGATATTCTCCACCCCGGAAGAGGATTCGAAACGCCGCGATTTCACCATCAACGGCCTCTTCGAGAACCCCGAAACCGGGGAAGTCATCGATCACGTTGGCGGCCTTCCGGATCTTAAAGCTGGCATCGTCCGCGCCATCGGGAATCCAATCGACCGCTTCCGGGAAGACTCCCTCCGCCTGCTCCGTGCCGTGCGTTTCTCCACCACGCTCGGCTTCCCCATCGAGGCCACCACACTCAATGCCATCCGTGAAAGCGCCCATCTGTTAGACAAGCTCCCGCCCGAGCGGATCCGCGATGAGTTTTCCAAAACCATCGTCCACGCAAACCGCCGGAAAGGCCTCGAACTCCTCGTCGATACCGGCCTGATCGACCATTTCCTCCCGGAAATCCGCCCGCTCATCGGCTGCGAGCAACCGCCCGAGTGGCATCCGGAAGGCGATGTCTATACCCATACCTGCATCATGCTGGAGATGTTGGAAAAGGATGCGCCGCTCACCCTCTGCCTCGCAACGCTCCTTCACGATATCGCAAAACCCCCGACCCAAACCTTTGACGAGGAAGCGGGGCGCATCCGCTTCAACGGGCACGAATCCCTCGGCGCGGAAATGACCGAAACGATCCTGACACGCCTGAAGTATCCAAAGGCCGTCATCCGTGACGCCACCCACATGGTCTCACGCCACATGCAGTTCATGAACGTCCAGAAAATGCGCAAGGCGAAGCTCAAGCGCTTCATGTCGGAGCCAACCTTCCCCCAGGAAATGGAACTCCACCGGGTCGATTGCGCATCATCGAACGGCTTCACGGACAACTACGATTTCCTCAACGCAAAAGCCGAGGAATTCGCTAGCGAGCCGCTGATCCCGCCGCCACTTGTCAACGGCAAGGATCTCATCGCCCTCGGTCTCCAACCCGGGCCGCGTTTCAGGGAAATTCTCGACGAACTCCAAACCGAACAACTCGAAGGCCGAATCGCCACACGCGAGGATGGCTTGGAATTGGTTTCCATGCTCCTAGCGCGTGGCTGA
- a CDS encoding Gfo/Idh/MocA family oxidoreductase codes for MSKKEIRIGLIGYGFMGRTHSNAYSQLSHFFDTQHVPVRQAVCGRDEEKVKAFAEKWGYASYETDWRELVKRDDIDAVDICTPNDSHAEIALECIKHGKMILCEKPLALNGEQGEKMVEAVEKSGLPNLVWYNYRFLPAVTLAKNIVDAGELGRIFHYRANFLQDWTISEELPQGGAGLWRLDAAAAGSGVTGDLLAHCIDTARWINGDIVSVSAMTETFIKERVHTATGEKHPVTIDDACAFLARFENGSLAIFESTRYARGHKALNTFEINGSKQSLAWDLHDMNYLEYFDHGVPGDRRGWTKIHCSDGDHPYAGNWWVPGLCLGYEHSFTHELAEFFKSLDDPSAEKRYPDFRHALGTQYVCDAVLDSAKTKQWVDVKKA; via the coding sequence ATGTCCAAAAAAGAAATCCGCATCGGCCTTATCGGCTACGGCTTCATGGGTCGCACCCACTCGAACGCCTACTCGCAGCTCAGCCACTTCTTCGACACACAGCATGTGCCTGTCCGTCAGGCGGTGTGCGGGCGTGACGAGGAGAAGGTGAAAGCCTTCGCCGAGAAATGGGGCTACGCCTCCTACGAAACCGATTGGCGCGAGTTGGTGAAGCGCGATGACATCGACGCCGTCGATATCTGCACGCCCAACGACTCACACGCCGAAATCGCCCTCGAGTGCATCAAGCACGGCAAGATGATCCTCTGCGAAAAACCCCTCGCCCTCAACGGCGAGCAGGGCGAGAAAATGGTCGAAGCCGTGGAAAAATCCGGCCTGCCCAACCTTGTTTGGTACAATTACCGTTTCCTTCCTGCCGTCACCCTCGCCAAAAACATCGTCGATGCCGGCGAGCTCGGGCGTATCTTCCACTACCGCGCGAACTTCCTGCAGGACTGGACCATTTCCGAAGAGCTTCCCCAAGGCGGCGCCGGTCTCTGGCGCCTCGATGCGGCGGCCGCAGGCTCCGGTGTCACCGGCGACCTCCTCGCCCACTGCATCGATACCGCCCGCTGGATCAACGGTGATATCGTCTCAGTCTCCGCGATGACCGAGACCTTCATCAAGGAGCGCGTTCACACCGCAACCGGGGAGAAGCATCCCGTGACCATCGACGATGCCTGCGCATTCCTCGCCCGTTTCGAAAACGGCTCCCTCGCGATCTTCGAGTCCACCCGCTATGCCCGCGGCCACAAGGCGCTGAACACCTTCGAGATCAACGGATCGAAGCAATCCCTGGCCTGGGATCTGCACGATATGAACTACCTCGAGTACTTCGATCACGGTGTCCCCGGCGACCGCCGCGGCTGGACGAAGATCCATTGCTCCGACGGCGACCATCCATACGCCGGCAACTGGTGGGTTCCCGGCCTCTGCCTCGGCTACGAGCACTCCTTCACCCACGAGCTCGCGGAGTTCTTCAAGTCCCTCGACGATCCTTCCGCCGAGAAACGCTATCCCGATTTCCGCCACGCCCTCGGCACCCAATACGTCTGCGACGCGGTGCTCGATTCCGCGAAGACAAAGCAGTGGGTCGACGTGAAGAAGGCCTGA
- a CDS encoding TIM barrel protein: protein MWPGLVGKEPGTDHPPISLEHMLELTVAAEVNGRKYDGVDLFIFHPHTDPDGSDDEIRKMADLIASKGLSVGSLVAPVWPGTVGGPAFGSDDDRKNFVLAVEKTCRIAKILNEHGVRKSGIIRVDTAGGTADFAKDISGNTAKVAETFREAGKVAEQFGERIAAEGEICWGGFHSWKAAVATLEATAMPGIVGFQADLAHTYLYLMGYNAPEAALLKEGYSDDEFWAAYKTMTDALRPWTLDFHVAQNDGSVHGTGSHDKTGRHCPADDPNGRLDIAKCSTYWLQGAAERGIKHICWDGCMFDNSVLEDASTWNAILKAMIAVDNAL, encoded by the coding sequence ATGTGGCCCGGACTTGTCGGCAAAGAGCCCGGCACCGACCACCCACCGATCTCGCTCGAGCACATGCTCGAACTCACCGTCGCCGCCGAAGTGAATGGCCGCAAATACGACGGGGTGGATCTTTTCATCTTCCACCCGCACACCGATCCCGATGGCTCCGACGACGAGATCCGGAAAATGGCGGATCTGATCGCCTCGAAAGGCCTTTCCGTCGGCTCGCTGGTCGCACCTGTCTGGCCGGGAACGGTCGGCGGCCCGGCCTTCGGCTCCGATGACGATCGCAAAAATTTCGTTCTGGCGGTCGAGAAGACCTGCCGCATCGCCAAGATCCTCAACGAGCACGGCGTCCGCAAATCAGGTATCATCCGCGTCGATACCGCGGGTGGCACCGCCGATTTCGCGAAAGACATTTCCGGCAACACCGCAAAGGTTGCCGAGACCTTCCGTGAGGCCGGAAAAGTCGCCGAGCAGTTCGGCGAGCGCATCGCCGCCGAAGGCGAAATCTGCTGGGGCGGATTCCACTCATGGAAAGCCGCCGTCGCCACCCTAGAAGCCACGGCAATGCCTGGCATCGTCGGTTTCCAGGCCGACCTCGCGCACACCTACCTCTACCTCATGGGCTACAACGCCCCCGAGGCCGCGCTCCTGAAGGAAGGCTACAGCGACGACGAGTTCTGGGCCGCATACAAGACCATGACCGACGCCCTGCGCCCCTGGACGCTGGATTTTCACGTCGCCCAGAACGACGGATCCGTCCACGGCACCGGCTCCCACGACAAGACCGGGCGCCACTGTCCTGCGGACGATCCGAACGGCCGTCTCGACATCGCGAAATGCTCCACCTACTGGCTGCAAGGCGCCGCCGAGCGCGGCATCAAGCACATCTGCTGGGATGGCTGCATGTTCGACAACTCCGTCCTCGAGGATGCTTCCACATGGAACGCGATCCTCAAGGCGATGATAGCCGTCGACAATGCCCTCTGA
- a CDS encoding squalene/phytoene synthase family protein yields MAGELERDVLKGVSRSFYLSVRLLPAPMRRPAGIAYLLARTSDTIADSTNIPASERLDWLEDFSRQVSGVGESVAFPSTLIEGTPDPREKILLGRHLEILAALRTLNEGLIPLIRDVIAIIISGQKLDLERFGNPGKLAALSGAEQLDDYTWRVAGCVGAFWTKLGFETLGKKFSKSDPVALLADGIAFGKGLQLVNILRDLPKDLRNGRCYLPVSDPGDQAELMSAFPDFLATASAGMDRGLRYASALRSKRLRMASALPAMIGNETLELMENADFATLEAGVRIPRSRVYRLTLDAFLKA; encoded by the coding sequence ATGGCAGGGGAGCTTGAAAGGGATGTGCTCAAGGGTGTTTCCCGCTCCTTCTACCTTTCCGTGCGTCTGCTGCCAGCACCGATGCGACGGCCAGCCGGTATCGCCTATCTGCTCGCCCGGACGAGCGACACGATTGCGGATTCCACGAACATCCCGGCTTCGGAACGGCTCGATTGGCTAGAAGATTTTTCCCGCCAGGTGAGCGGGGTGGGGGAGTCTGTTGCGTTTCCCTCCACATTGATCGAGGGCACGCCGGATCCTAGGGAAAAGATCCTGTTAGGTCGCCACCTGGAAATCCTTGCCGCATTGCGCACCCTGAACGAGGGCTTGATCCCGCTGATCCGGGATGTGATCGCGATCATTATCAGCGGCCAGAAGCTTGATCTCGAACGCTTCGGCAATCCCGGTAAGCTCGCCGCACTCTCCGGCGCGGAGCAGCTCGATGACTACACCTGGCGTGTCGCCGGTTGTGTCGGCGCGTTCTGGACGAAGCTTGGTTTCGAGACTCTGGGGAAAAAGTTTTCCAAAAGCGATCCGGTGGCGTTGCTGGCAGACGGCATCGCATTCGGAAAAGGCCTGCAGCTCGTAAACATACTCCGCGACCTTCCCAAGGATCTCCGCAACGGGCGCTGCTATCTCCCCGTTTCCGATCCGGGGGATCAGGCCGAACTCATGTCGGCATTCCCCGATTTTCTCGCAACCGCATCGGCAGGGATGGATCGCGGCCTCCGTTACGCATCCGCCCTGCGCTCGAAACGCCTGCGCATGGCCAGCGCCCTGCCCGCAATGATAGGCAACGAGACCCTGGAGCTTATGGAAAACGCGGATTTCGCGACCCTGGAGGCCGGTGTCAGGATACCCAGAAGCCGCGTTTACCGGCTGACGCTGGACGCATTTCTCAAGGCGTGA
- the rarD gene encoding EamA family transporter RarD — MVAAILAFGLWGVLPIYWKHLEFMDPMGIVAQRTCWTCLALWPLLWWRRIGIKADARTLSWHLLSGALIGGNWLLYVWSTINDRMIEGALGYYINPFFNMLFGVLWFGERHNRLQMAAIVTAFSGVLLQIPGVGHFPWVAVTLGLTFSLYGVVRKRSKLGALDGLTVETSALVPFALAWLIFSSTSVPAAFGGSWGNGLLLAGTGIVTAIPLLLFGFASRNIRLSTLGMLQFIGPTCQFFIGWKMYGEPMTPLRLASFGLIWMAIALYAWDAVRRRGNQRQAVLAGKAGGG, encoded by the coding sequence ATGGTGGCCGCAATCCTGGCCTTCGGCCTGTGGGGTGTGCTTCCGATCTATTGGAAACACCTCGAGTTCATGGATCCCATGGGGATCGTGGCGCAACGGACTTGCTGGACATGCCTCGCGCTGTGGCCGCTCCTGTGGTGGCGGCGGATCGGGATCAAGGCGGATGCGCGGACGCTCTCATGGCATCTCCTCTCCGGCGCGCTGATCGGCGGCAACTGGCTCCTGTATGTCTGGTCCACCATCAACGACCGCATGATCGAGGGGGCGCTCGGCTACTACATCAACCCGTTTTTCAACATGCTCTTCGGAGTCCTATGGTTTGGGGAAAGGCACAACCGCTTGCAGATGGCGGCGATCGTCACCGCGTTTTCCGGGGTGTTGCTGCAGATTCCGGGCGTGGGGCATTTCCCATGGGTCGCGGTCACGCTGGGGCTTACATTTTCCCTCTATGGCGTGGTCAGGAAACGCTCGAAGCTCGGCGCGCTCGACGGGCTGACCGTGGAGACGTCGGCGCTGGTGCCATTTGCCCTTGCGTGGCTGATTTTCAGCAGCACAAGCGTCCCGGCAGCCTTCGGGGGAAGCTGGGGAAATGGCTTGCTGCTGGCCGGGACGGGGATCGTCACCGCCATCCCGCTGCTGCTCTTCGGGTTCGCCAGTCGCAACATACGCCTCAGCACCCTCGGCATGCTCCAGTTCATAGGTCCCACATGCCAGTTTTTCATCGGCTGGAAAATGTATGGCGAGCCGATGACCCCGCTGCGGCTGGCGTCCTTCGGGCTGATCTGGATGGCGATTGCGCTCTACGCATGGGACGCGGTGAGGCGGCGTGGAAATCAGCGGCAAGCCGTGCTTGCCGGGAAGGCGGGCGGCGGATAA
- a CDS encoding deoxycytidylate deaminase — MALAHVASLRSEDPYRKVGAAALDHDNRVIATAYNGLAPGFDAPADFWIDRESRQKFMLHAEINLCSLFKRGEAKIVATTTMPCTACMQTLCAYGIKEVYYQEIYHASDAPEIAELYGIKLEQVPDFPMSVTES, encoded by the coding sequence ATGGCGCTTGCCCATGTCGCCAGCCTGCGCTCCGAGGATCCCTACCGCAAGGTCGGTGCCGCAGCCCTCGACCACGACAACCGCGTCATCGCCACCGCCTACAACGGCCTCGCCCCCGGCTTCGATGCCCCCGCCGATTTCTGGATCGACCGTGAGAGCCGCCAGAAATTCATGCTCCACGCCGAGATCAACCTCTGCTCTCTTTTCAAGCGCGGCGAGGCCAAGATCGTCGCCACCACCACCATGCCCTGCACCGCCTGCATGCAGACCCTCTGCGCTTATGGCATCAAGGAAGTGTACTACCAGGAAATCTACCACGCATCAGACGCCCCGGAGATTGCGGAACTCTACGGCATCAAGTTGGAGCAGGTGCCCGATTTTCCGATGTCCGTGACGGAAAGTTAG
- a CDS encoding DUF433 domain-containing protein, with amino-acid sequence MLPRQIHGCSRPPTGFHDHITVSPDKRSGQPSIRGIPITVKDTPGRLAAGMAQEQILKDIPEMEA; translated from the coding sequence ATGCTTCCGCGCCAAATCCACGGGTGCTCTCGCCCTCCCACGGGCTTTCATGATCATATCACGGTCTCACCGGACAAGCGCAGCGGCCAACCCAGCATCCGCGGAATTCCTATCACGGTCAAAGACACCCCCGGACGCCTCGCCGCTGGAATGGCACAGGAACAAATCCTCAAGGACATTCCGGAGATGGAAGCCTAG
- a CDS encoding transglutaminase domain-containing protein produces the protein MIVRLIVLCLGGAAAYVLLKGMPAVLPPLVRSCLAVLLLVGGLGVWAIGRKADDAIVAKGSGKPGLRDFLAMGMGVLALECGFLWVLSAAPEPLEDVAAVIELKLRPQAAADRAAGGAGGRTGNWLWEDEGSRVLPMRTNLKPGAKPEVFVRLSREEDAEKLLARKTYVRAFALDDYRKGVWSLAEPGGLIMEADASGWIRFGERLDGEILHEVFHGKDEGGRDVVTSLQGMRAVRLPELLMVSEGMAVLPDVSGPDGFGYLAGSVPLGLEDLKGVDLGWQLNPAGGGGRLAELAQKAAGEGDALRRLLNIQEFLRQRYSYSLVTENTRNLDPLENFLFVEKRGHCEFFATAGALLAREIGAETRVAYGWAGGEYFKGSMMFVFRAREAHAWVEVKVPGYGWAVMEPTPPVFLGGGGVPRRADAGEAPPPRDELPMDEAVSTQVPGGHVGGVALSLTAAFGALALLAFIAKALRSPIVAEGFASLPQEAEKPGYLRAWIQACQDRGLAWQRGVTLKKRLEGMERRPPFADEFLGYHYGVNYEGHAPDPQREANLVQKIRRWE, from the coding sequence GTGATCGTGAGGCTCATCGTGCTGTGCCTTGGCGGAGCGGCGGCCTACGTGCTTTTGAAAGGCATGCCCGCCGTGCTGCCTCCGTTGGTGCGTTCCTGCCTTGCGGTGCTGCTTTTGGTGGGCGGGCTGGGAGTTTGGGCTATCGGTAGAAAGGCGGACGATGCCATTGTCGCCAAGGGTTCCGGGAAGCCGGGGCTGCGTGATTTCCTGGCGATGGGCATGGGTGTGCTGGCGCTGGAGTGCGGTTTCCTATGGGTGCTGAGTGCTGCCCCGGAGCCTTTGGAGGATGTTGCTGCGGTGATCGAGCTGAAGCTCAGGCCGCAGGCGGCGGCGGATCGGGCTGCTGGCGGTGCGGGTGGGCGCACGGGCAACTGGCTTTGGGAGGACGAGGGCAGCAGGGTGCTGCCGATGCGGACGAACCTGAAACCGGGCGCGAAGCCGGAGGTCTTTGTTCGGCTTTCCCGGGAGGAGGATGCGGAAAAACTTCTGGCGAGGAAGACCTATGTGCGTGCATTTGCGCTGGATGATTACCGGAAAGGCGTCTGGAGCCTCGCGGAGCCAGGGGGCTTGATCATGGAGGCGGATGCGAGTGGTTGGATACGCTTCGGCGAGCGGCTGGATGGGGAGATCCTGCATGAGGTTTTCCACGGCAAGGATGAGGGTGGCAGGGATGTGGTGACCTCGCTTCAGGGCATGCGGGCGGTTAGGCTGCCAGAGCTGCTCATGGTGTCCGAGGGGATGGCGGTGCTACCCGATGTCAGCGGGCCGGACGGCTTCGGCTACCTTGCCGGATCGGTGCCGCTAGGGCTGGAGGATCTGAAGGGCGTGGATCTGGGTTGGCAATTAAATCCTGCTGGCGGCGGCGGGCGCCTCGCCGAGCTGGCGCAAAAGGCGGCGGGCGAGGGGGATGCCTTGCGTAGGCTGCTCAATATCCAGGAATTTCTGCGGCAGCGTTATTCCTACTCACTTGTTACGGAAAACACCCGGAACCTTGACCCTTTGGAGAATTTCCTTTTTGTGGAGAAACGCGGGCACTGCGAATTTTTCGCGACCGCCGGGGCATTGCTTGCGCGAGAGATCGGTGCGGAGACACGCGTGGCCTATGGCTGGGCGGGCGGCGAGTATTTCAAGGGCAGCATGATGTTCGTGTTCCGTGCGCGCGAGGCGCATGCGTGGGTAGAGGTGAAGGTGCCGGGATATGGCTGGGCCGTCATGGAGCCGACCCCACCTGTTTTCCTGGGTGGGGGCGGCGTGCCGAGGAGGGCGGATGCCGGGGAAGCGCCGCCGCCGCGCGACGAGCTTCCCATGGACGAGGCGGTTTCCACCCAGGTGCCGGGCGGCCATGTGGGAGGTGTCGCGCTGTCATTGACGGCGGCTTTCGGCGCGCTTGCGCTGCTGGCCTTCATCGCGAAGGCGCTGCGGTCACCCATTGTTGCCGAAGGCTTCGCATCCTTGCCGCAGGAGGCGGAAAAGCCGGGATACCTCCGTGCCTGGATTCAAGCCTGCCAAGACCGCGGCCTCGCTTGGCAGCGGGGGGTAACCCTGAAAAAACGGCTGGAAGGGATGGAGCGGAGGCCGCCCTTCGCCGACGAATTCCTCGGCTACCACTACGGGGTGAATTACGAGGGTCATGCGCCAGACCCCCAACGCGAGGCGAATCTTGTGCAAAAGATCAGGCGATGGGAGTGA
- the rsfS gene encoding ribosome silencing factor translates to MAIEGEELAKACMKAAGEMQAENIRVWDMRGVSNLTDFMIVCSGSSMPHLRAIIREVAGIVEKEAGAKPVNSEGKVDSRWVVLDYIDVMVHVMHEEMREFYGLEQLWADAKEPEWSQSGSDQGDGARRKSNFTH, encoded by the coding sequence ATGGCGATCGAAGGAGAAGAACTGGCAAAGGCATGCATGAAGGCCGCGGGAGAGATGCAGGCAGAGAACATCAGGGTATGGGATATGCGCGGGGTTTCGAACCTTACGGATTTCATGATCGTGTGCTCGGGCTCGTCGATGCCGCACCTGCGGGCGATCATCCGTGAGGTGGCGGGGATCGTGGAGAAGGAAGCCGGTGCCAAGCCGGTGAACTCCGAGGGCAAGGTGGATTCCCGCTGGGTGGTGCTCGATTACATTGATGTGATGGTTCACGTCATGCACGAGGAGATGCGCGAATTCTACGGGCTTGAGCAGCTTTGGGCGGATGCGAAGGAGCCCGAATGGAGCCAATCCGGATCGGATCAAGGCGATGGAGCGCGCAGGAAATCCAATTTCACCCACTGA
- a CDS encoding 7-carboxy-7-deazaguanine synthase QueE has product MGWRVEIGCMKLARLGDGAEIFHTLQGEGAGMGVPAVFVRLSLCNLHCVWCDTDHTWNFEGTPWVHEKDAIAGYAKYRREDVIIEMGVGEIADAVRKFGCRRVVLTGGEPLLQEEGLLGLMEVLRRDGHEWFFELETNGTRMPGEAFLAGVDQMNVSPKLANSGMDEAKRIRPEVLRGLAGTGKAWFKFVVQGEADVQEVLTLAEGNGIAPGRVILMPEGRTLAEIDKIAGWLAERCRDLGLRFSDRLHVRLWGDRRGV; this is encoded by the coding sequence ATGGGCTGGAGGGTAGAGATTGGCTGCATGAAGTTGGCACGGCTGGGAGACGGGGCGGAGATTTTCCACACCTTGCAGGGGGAGGGGGCGGGGATGGGTGTGCCTGCGGTTTTCGTGAGGCTTTCGCTCTGCAATCTTCACTGCGTGTGGTGCGATACGGATCATACTTGGAACTTTGAGGGCACGCCATGGGTGCATGAGAAGGATGCGATTGCAGGGTATGCGAAGTATCGCCGGGAGGATGTGATCATTGAGATGGGTGTGGGCGAGATTGCGGATGCCGTGAGGAAGTTCGGATGCAGGCGCGTGGTGCTGACGGGAGGGGAGCCGCTGCTGCAGGAGGAGGGTTTGCTGGGCCTGATGGAAGTCCTGCGCCGGGATGGGCATGAGTGGTTTTTCGAGCTTGAGACGAATGGGACGCGAATGCCGGGAGAAGCTTTCCTGGCGGGAGTGGATCAGATGAATGTTTCCCCGAAGCTGGCGAACAGCGGGATGGATGAGGCGAAAAGGATCAGGCCGGAGGTTTTGCGGGGGCTGGCGGGGACGGGCAAGGCGTGGTTCAAGTTTGTGGTGCAGGGGGAGGCGGATGTGCAGGAGGTGCTGACGCTGGCGGAGGGCAACGGGATTGCGCCGGGGAGGGTGATCCTGATGCCGGAGGGTCGGACGCTGGCGGAGATCGACAAGATCGCGGGCTGGCTTGCGGAGCGCTGCCGGGATCTGGGATTGCGTTTCTCGGACAGGCTGCACGTGAGGTTGTGGGGGGATAGGCGGGGGGTTTGA
- a CDS encoding DUF1501 domain-containing protein — MKTRRDFMRSAVLGASATWTLPGFIDRTFAELGEQSRGSATQFATGKDDTILVVLQLAGGNDGLNTLVPYGDDDYHRARPTIGKNAKDLIRIGDGLGLNSSMPFLGSLFKEGGLGIVQGVGYPNPNRSHFVSTSIWETADINNRSNTGWLGRYFDNACEGVDPTVGISFNKSTPESFGALRNPGVSLSSPELYRWIHSGGQKAQAEEFFSELNRPEDEAPVDGGSIDMPAGGKVGGVVGESNLHFLERVALDAQVSSKKILEIAAKHRTTVQYDGTPIARNLNLVSRMIAGGMATRVYYVSHGGFDTHTGQVNSHDRLLGQLDSALKSFFTDLKKQGNDKRVVLMTFSEFGRRVKENASAGTDHGKASCLFVAGGGVKGGLYGSYPSLTDLTEGDLKHTVDFRSVYADLLGAWLKAPNIGKILGGDFRGIGMV, encoded by the coding sequence ATGAAAACGAGACGGGATTTTATGAGGTCGGCGGTGCTTGGGGCATCGGCGACGTGGACTTTGCCGGGCTTCATCGACCGGACATTTGCGGAGCTCGGCGAGCAATCGCGGGGCAGCGCCACGCAGTTTGCGACCGGCAAGGACGACACGATCCTGGTGGTGCTGCAGCTGGCAGGCGGAAACGACGGGCTGAACACACTCGTGCCTTACGGCGACGATGACTATCACAGGGCCAGGCCGACGATTGGGAAGAACGCGAAGGATCTCATCCGGATCGGCGACGGGCTGGGCCTGAACTCATCCATGCCGTTCCTCGGCTCGCTGTTCAAGGAAGGCGGCCTCGGCATCGTGCAGGGTGTCGGCTACCCGAACCCGAACCGCTCGCATTTCGTCTCCACCTCGATCTGGGAAACGGCTGATATCAACAACCGCTCGAACACGGGCTGGCTGGGCAGATACTTCGACAACGCCTGCGAGGGGGTCGATCCGACAGTTGGGATCAGCTTCAACAAATCGACCCCAGAGTCCTTCGGTGCTCTGCGCAACCCGGGCGTGAGCCTGAGCTCGCCGGAGCTCTACCGCTGGATCCACAGCGGCGGCCAGAAAGCCCAGGCGGAGGAGTTTTTCTCCGAGCTGAACCGCCCGGAGGACGAGGCGCCGGTGGACGGTGGTTCGATCGACATGCCTGCCGGCGGAAAGGTCGGCGGCGTGGTCGGAGAGTCGAACCTCCATTTCCTCGAGCGGGTGGCGCTCGATGCGCAGGTCTCATCGAAGAAAATCCTGGAGATCGCCGCGAAGCACAGGACAACGGTCCAATACGACGGCACGCCGATCGCGCGGAACCTCAACCTGGTTTCGCGGATGATCGCCGGAGGGATGGCGACCCGGGTTTACTACGTGAGCCACGGCGGATTCGACACCCACACCGGCCAGGTGAACTCCCACGACCGCCTGTTGGGACAGCTGGACTCCGCGCTGAAATCCTTTTTCACAGACCTGAAGAAGCAGGGCAACGACAAGCGCGTGGTGCTGATGACCTTCTCGGAATTCGGCAGGCGGGTGAAGGAAAACGCAAGCGCGGGAACCGACCACGGCAAGGCGTCCTGCCTGTTCGTGGCGGGCGGCGGAGTCAAGGGAGGGCTCTATGGGAGCTACCCGAGCCTAACCGATCTGACGGAGGGCGACCTGAAACACACGGTCGATTTCCGCAGCGTGTATGCCGATCTGCTCGGTGCTTGGCTCAAGGCGCCGAACATCGGGAAGATCCTTGGAGGGGACTTCCGCGGGATCGGCATGGTGTGA